The Candidatus Polarisedimenticolia bacterium genome window below encodes:
- a CDS encoding VWA domain-containing protein, which yields MNASQPTITILPSRSLLAAGQENLLDVLIRIAAPQQEPRCERRPLNLGIVLDRSGSMQGEKLRHAATAVAFAVRNMHGDDRVSLTVYDDEVQTLVPSAPVAKAGATLLELLPRIRAGHATALHDGWVQGGLQVSEHLEPGRLSRVLLISDGLANEGETRTEVLVTRARELFDKGVSTSTIGVGTDFNEDLMIPMARDGGGSGWFIESPADFTRIFQAELQDLATVFGEKVRLRLEPRGRRAEVVEVRNDLQSDGDGYLLGTLFSGSPLEIVAHIKVRGGEMGQPVDVLDVRLSWEAPGEGRAEMQQLFRMECDDPAKVAGLPASAEVSRVVELLKSARLRRRAVELMDAGQFAAVRTLLREQRALWQEMSARTGGADALLEAQEIDQLVMAVEFADSDRSSRSSARKYLQYQAQERLARSRRRT from the coding sequence ATGAACGCCAGCCAGCCAACCATCACCATCCTCCCATCCCGTTCGCTCCTGGCCGCCGGTCAGGAGAACCTCCTCGACGTCCTGATCCGCATCGCGGCTCCCCAGCAAGAGCCGCGCTGTGAGCGCCGGCCCCTGAACCTGGGAATCGTCCTCGATCGCAGCGGCAGCATGCAGGGGGAAAAGCTCCGCCACGCCGCCACGGCGGTCGCCTTCGCGGTGCGCAACATGCACGGCGACGACCGGGTCAGCCTGACGGTTTACGACGATGAGGTCCAGACGCTCGTGCCGTCGGCGCCGGTGGCGAAAGCGGGCGCGACCCTCCTGGAGCTCCTGCCGCGCATCCGAGCCGGCCACGCGACGGCGTTGCACGACGGCTGGGTGCAGGGCGGGCTGCAGGTGAGCGAGCATCTCGAGCCCGGTCGTTTGAGCCGGGTGCTTCTGATCAGCGACGGCCTCGCCAACGAAGGCGAGACGCGCACCGAGGTGCTGGTCACGCGCGCCCGCGAGCTGTTCGACAAGGGGGTCAGCACCTCGACGATCGGTGTCGGCACGGACTTCAACGAGGATCTGATGATCCCGATGGCGCGCGACGGAGGGGGCAGCGGCTGGTTCATCGAGTCGCCAGCCGATTTCACCCGCATCTTCCAGGCCGAGCTGCAGGACCTCGCCACGGTGTTCGGTGAGAAGGTGCGCCTGCGCCTCGAGCCGCGCGGCCGGCGTGCCGAGGTCGTCGAGGTGCGGAACGATCTCCAGAGCGACGGCGACGGCTACCTGCTCGGCACGTTGTTCTCGGGCTCGCCGCTGGAGATCGTCGCCCACATCAAGGTGCGGGGTGGCGAGATGGGCCAGCCCGTCGACGTGCTCGATGTCCGGCTGTCGTGGGAGGCCCCGGGAGAGGGGCGGGCGGAGATGCAGCAGCTCTTCCGGATGGAGTGCGACGATCCCGCGAAGGTTGCGGGGCTGCCGGCGAGCGCCGAAGTCAGCCGCGTGGTCGAGCTTCTGAAGTCGGCCCGGCTGCGCCGCCGCGCCGTCGAGCTGATGGACGCCGGCCAGTTCGCGGCCGTGCGCACCCTCCTCCGCGAGCAGCGGGCCCTGTGGCAGGAGATGTCCGCGCGCACCGGCGGCGCGGATGCGCTCCTGGAGGCGCAGGAGATCGACCAGCTGGTCATGGCTGTGGAGTTCGCCGACAGCGACCGGTCATCCCGCAGCTCGGCCCGCAAGTATCTCCAATACCAGGCGCAGGAGCGGCTGGCGCGCTCCCGAAGGCGGACCTAG
- a CDS encoding CPBP family intramembrane glutamic endopeptidase, which produces MQRPADLRPLLEIVAMSGLLISYIWGWGSTFMGAFTLCVILYFTIGFASHLRAREGPADLGIRIDNLGAAALDALVATLAIGLLLAGAGALAGSMDFPPLALWPRTLMDGVIWGLMQQYGLLCIFYRRFSELFPRHRDAPLWAASAVFSLLHLPNPFLTVATLGAGALSCWLYRRRQNLLVLGVMHGLVSFLIVHTLTSGITMGMRVGPGYFRFLAGR; this is translated from the coding sequence ATGCAACGACCCGCCGATCTCCGGCCGCTTTTGGAAATCGTGGCGATGTCCGGGCTCCTGATCTCCTACATCTGGGGCTGGGGGAGCACCTTCATGGGGGCCTTCACCCTCTGCGTCATTCTGTATTTCACCATCGGCTTCGCCTCCCATCTGCGGGCCCGGGAGGGCCCGGCCGATCTCGGAATTCGGATCGACAACCTCGGCGCCGCGGCCCTGGACGCCCTCGTGGCGACGCTGGCGATCGGCCTCCTCCTCGCCGGCGCCGGCGCCCTGGCCGGCAGCATGGACTTCCCTCCCCTGGCCCTCTGGCCCCGCACCCTGATGGACGGTGTCATCTGGGGCCTCATGCAGCAGTACGGCCTGCTGTGCATCTTCTACCGTCGCTTCAGCGAGCTCTTTCCCCGGCATCGCGACGCCCCGCTGTGGGCCGCCAGCGCTGTCTTCTCCCTGCTCCACCTGCCGAACCCGTTCCTGACCGTGGCGACTCTCGGGGCCGGGGCCCTCTCCTGCTGGCTCTATCGCCGGAGGCAGAACCTTCTGGTCCTCGGCGTCATGCACGGGCTGGTCTCCTTCCTGATCGTCCACACGCTGACCAGCGGCATCACCATGGGGATGCGCGTCGGACCGGGATACTTCCGCTTCCTGGCGGGACGCTAG
- a CDS encoding MerR family transcriptional regulator, producing the protein MIAKLLKPYREREDLSIDDLVHLAAEVVPQVVSGQSKHKVTEVPDARTIRYYIQEGLVDRPGGSAGPAAVYGYRHLLQIVAIKALQSEFVPIREIKRSIGSLSPENLEARLEEWAARRPREASPLDALQQQVWSPAWPAMAREAQNPPDGSPTGQRAAARQYLLGLRNRRAEEASHQSLPRTSRSPSPSRSSRPEVASAVTSVDASATGARPIEPGPMEMAPTGWRRFELYPGIELHVKEGTGVPDSPSFFSVLASRLRVILEHLRQTISR; encoded by the coding sequence GTGATCGCCAAGCTGCTGAAGCCTTACAGGGAGCGTGAAGACCTGAGTATCGACGACCTGGTCCACCTGGCCGCCGAGGTGGTGCCGCAAGTCGTCTCCGGGCAGTCGAAGCACAAGGTGACCGAAGTGCCGGACGCGCGGACGATTCGCTATTACATCCAGGAGGGGCTCGTCGACCGTCCCGGCGGCTCGGCGGGGCCGGCGGCGGTCTACGGCTACCGGCACCTCCTGCAGATCGTCGCCATCAAGGCGCTGCAAAGCGAGTTCGTTCCGATCCGGGAGATCAAGCGGTCGATCGGCTCGTTGTCCCCGGAGAACCTCGAGGCCCGCCTGGAGGAATGGGCCGCGCGCCGCCCGCGGGAGGCGTCGCCGTTGGACGCGCTGCAGCAGCAGGTGTGGTCCCCGGCGTGGCCCGCGATGGCCCGTGAGGCGCAGAATCCCCCGGACGGTTCCCCAACGGGTCAGCGGGCGGCCGCCCGTCAATACCTCCTCGGGCTGCGCAACCGGCGGGCGGAGGAGGCCAGCCACCAGTCTCTTCCCCGGACCTCGCGCTCCCCGAGCCCCTCGCGCTCATCCCGCCCCGAGGTCGCGTCGGCGGTCACATCGGTGGACGCGTCGGCGACCGGGGCGCGCCCGATCGAGCCGGGGCCGATGGAGATGGCCCCCACGGGGTGGCGCCGCTTCGAGCTCTATCCGGGCATCGAGCTGCACGTCAAGGAGGGCACGGGAGTGCCCGACAGCCCGTCGTTCTTCTCCGTACTCGCCTCCCGCCTGAGGGTGATCCTGGAGCACCTCAGGCAGACGATTTCCAGGTAA